Genomic segment of Clostridium sp. Marseille-P299:
TGGTATGTGTTCCAGCACCCACTACTGTCGCACGAATCGTTTCTACACTTTTTAATACCGTAAGTTCCTTGCATAATGGTGAATTTTTGATTGCCTGTCCTAATAAAATACCTATATCCCCATAAGCAAAATCATCTGAAATGCTTTCCTCACGATATATATAATCTGCAACCCCTCCTGAAAATGAGATACAACTAATAGGACACTTTTTTTCTATGGTTTCGTGGCAAGTAAATCTTGCAGTATCTTCACCTTCTTTATGGGTGATAAACAAGGAAAAATCCTCATCTAGCTTACGAAGCCCCACACTTTGCATCAATGCCATAACCATAGCATCTAATATGGGCTGTAAATTTACTCTCGTAGCAACCGTTCCAATTTGTATGGATAAATGTCTTCGTGCAATGAGCTCCTTCATTTTTTCAGAGAGATAGGTAATTTGTTTGGTAGTTTGATCAATTTTAATTAAACGACCTCCAACATCCAAACATCCTGTATCTACTACCTCGCCATGTTTAAACACCGCTAGATTACTTGTGCCACCACCAATATCAATATTTACAACGCCAGTGCGTCTTTCCTTGGAGTAAATATGAGCACCCGCACCTTTTCCAGAGATAATGCTCTCAAGATCTGGTCCAGCTGTTGCAACTACAAAATCTCCTGCAAATCCACTTAAAGTATCAAGTACTTCTTTTGCATTTTCTTTTCTTGCAGTTTCACCGGTTATGATAACCGCTCCGGTATCAATATTGGATTTATCTATTCCTGCTTTTTTATACTCTCCCTCGATGATTTCTCGAACTTTTATTCCATCAATTTCTGTTGGAGAACGAAGTGGTGTAAAATAGATTTCACTTCGATATATAATTTCTTTATCAACGATTACTACTTTTGGAACAGAAAAGTTGGAGGCGATATTTTCTATGATTAATTTTGAGAAAACTAGCTGTGTTGTGCTAGTTCCAATATCGATACCTACACTAAGCAGTTCTTCTCTCATATTCCTCCCATCTGTGTTTTTAACACTTCTTATATTTTTCTTAACTTAACAGCGAATTTATGATACTAAAAGAATGGTTGTCTTTTGTTACATTGTTCTTAGTTCTCCGTCAAGCCATTTATTCTTGTTTTTTCGCTTCTAATTCTTTTGATTCTATTATTTTCGTCTCTATAAAATTCATTATTTTTCGTCGATTCGCTCGTGGAT
This window contains:
- the eutA gene encoding ethanolamine ammonia-lyase reactivating factor EutA, whose protein sequence is MREELLSVGIDIGTSTTQLVFSKLIIENIASNFSVPKVVIVDKEIIYRSEIYFTPLRSPTEIDGIKVREIIEGEYKKAGIDKSNIDTGAVIITGETARKENAKEVLDTLSGFAGDFVVATAGPDLESIISGKGAGAHIYSKERRTGVVNIDIGGGTSNLAVFKHGEVVDTGCLDVGGRLIKIDQTTKQITYLSEKMKELIARRHLSIQIGTVATRVNLQPILDAMVMALMQSVGLRKLDEDFSLFITHKEGEDTARFTCHETIEKKCPISCISFSGGVADYIYREESISDDFAYGDIGILLGQAIKNSPLCKELTVLKSVETIRATVVGAGTHTMEVSGSTITYTKDTFPIKNLPILRLTKEEEQSATSMEEAIKTKLNWFKLEGDLQRVAIAFEGEKSPSFTMVSDYAKGLLGGMRELIDRELPLIILVEHDMAKVLGQTMYRQLEYKKDVICIDSVHVENGDYIDIGKPVAEGSVLPVVVKTLVFNK